The Bdellovibrionota bacterium genome has a window encoding:
- a CDS encoding tetratricopeptide repeat protein — MIPRRVPLIFGTASLVVFGWALANPYYFDDVMVLRDNVWLRQLNDPLIWFRSFFIDSNHLFSGYRPTLMLSFWANLALLGDSPLSLRIGNLILHTTNAILLFALIHRLSNSEANFPVAWMAGLLFLTHPLQTLGINFLWKRSSLLEATLLLTAMLLHVNERNRSRYRGKIVAIQILLFVSAITTKESGLILPLLFLSLDFFFFGIPSAFRQRATRLLYFSIFVIGGLFTWVRLFHMPSWLAAHHATLPDRRLVSASAYVLQQISVVPQYLGQWLLPRPLLFDDPLLVTGFPWRGALLCVLLATGSIFPIVRYRREPLLSFAVALFWLVLSPTLGPTPLYFVMDPIRLYLPIAGLSILVAVTLSSLRPKLGWILFILLALLSSVRSVIQNQRYSHPDLIWRDVADTYPRSGLAWEGLGAVLQADGRFQDSAEAYREAARVEPGNHIYAVDALYSAFQAGMPKDELASQIHVISTSKLDVRRLVNLAIVEAQVGETKLAEEHFRLAIETFPQFGLSYLNYGILLEKSGRKEEARRAFHQALARLPDHPAARAGLQRLE, encoded by the coding sequence ATGATTCCGCGGCGCGTTCCGCTCATATTCGGTACGGCGTCCTTGGTAGTCTTCGGCTGGGCGCTCGCGAATCCGTACTATTTCGACGACGTCATGGTCCTCCGAGACAATGTTTGGCTTCGGCAGCTCAACGATCCATTGATTTGGTTTCGAAGTTTTTTTATCGATAGCAATCACCTTTTTAGCGGTTATCGCCCAACACTCATGCTGAGCTTCTGGGCAAATCTAGCCTTGCTCGGGGACAGCCCGCTCTCCTTGCGCATCGGCAATCTGATTCTGCACACGACGAACGCGATCCTCCTGTTCGCCTTGATACACCGCCTGTCCAATTCCGAGGCAAATTTTCCCGTCGCCTGGATGGCGGGCCTTCTTTTTCTGACTCATCCGCTTCAGACGCTCGGGATCAATTTTCTTTGGAAACGAAGCTCCCTCCTCGAAGCCACCCTCCTTCTCACGGCCATGCTTCTTCACGTGAACGAACGAAACCGTTCGCGATATCGGGGAAAAATTGTCGCGATACAGATCCTCCTTTTCGTATCGGCAATCACGACGAAAGAATCGGGTTTGATTCTGCCTTTGTTGTTCTTGTCCTTGGATTTCTTCTTCTTCGGCATTCCCTCCGCTTTTCGACAAAGAGCGACACGCCTCCTCTATTTCTCTATTTTCGTGATTGGCGGCCTTTTCACTTGGGTGCGCCTGTTCCATATGCCTTCCTGGCTTGCGGCCCATCATGCGACACTACCCGATCGGCGGTTGGTTTCGGCCTCCGCGTACGTTCTTCAACAAATTTCCGTGGTCCCTCAATACCTGGGCCAATGGTTGCTCCCGCGGCCGCTCCTCTTTGACGACCCGCTTCTCGTTACCGGATTTCCCTGGCGAGGCGCTTTGCTTTGCGTTTTGCTGGCCACCGGATCCATTTTTCCGATCGTTCGATACCGGCGCGAACCGTTACTTTCTTTCGCCGTCGCGCTGTTTTGGTTGGTTCTAAGCCCCACCCTCGGGCCGACGCCACTTTATTTCGTGATGGACCCAATCCGCCTTTATCTGCCCATCGCCGGTTTATCGATTCTTGTCGCCGTGACGCTCTCTTCTCTTCGTCCGAAACTCGGGTGGATTCTTTTCATTTTGCTCGCTCTCCTTTCAAGCGTTCGATCGGTGATTCAAAATCAGCGATACAGCCATCCCGATCTGATCTGGCGTGACGTGGCCGACACCTATCCCCGGAGCGGATTGGCGTGGGAGGGCTTAGGAGCGGTTTTGCAGGCCGACGGACGGTTTCAGGACTCTGCGGAGGCATACCGTGAGGCAGCGAGAGTCGAGCCGGGAAATCATATTTACGCCGTAGACGCCCTCTACTCCGCGTTTCAAGCGGGGATGCCCAAAGACGAACTCGCGAGTCAGATTCACGTCATTTCAACGTCGAAGCTGGACGTGCGGCGCCTGGTCAATCTCGCGATCGTCGAAGCTCAGGTCGGAGAAACCAAACTCGCCGAAGAACATTTCCGCCTCGCCATCGAAACCTTTCCGCAGTTTGGTCTTTCCTATTTGAATTACGGCATCCTTTTGGAAAAGAGTGGGAGGAAAGAGGAAGCTCGGCGCGCATTTCATCAAGCCCTCGCTCGGCTCCCCGATCATCCGGCCGCCCGAGCGGGACTCCAACGCCTGGAGTAG
- a CDS encoding rhodanese-like domain-containing protein, which produces MAHAPQFLNIVNDAKKRIKELTVDQAADKMKRDQRFSLIDVREESEWNAGHIKGAVHLGKGIIERDIEAKVPDKKTEIVLYCGGGFRSALAADNLQRMGYTNVYSMDGGWRGWTEKKLPTEK; this is translated from the coding sequence ATGGCTCATGCACCTCAATTTCTCAACATCGTCAATGATGCAAAGAAACGAATTAAGGAACTGACCGTCGACCAAGCGGCGGACAAGATGAAGCGCGACCAGCGATTCTCGTTGATCGACGTGCGCGAGGAGAGCGAATGGAACGCCGGCCATATTAAGGGGGCCGTACATCTCGGAAAGGGGATCATCGAACGGGACATTGAAGCGAAAGTCCCGGACAAGAAGACGGAGATCGTTCTTTATTGCGGCGGAGGTTTCCGTTCCGCACTGGCCGCCGATAATTTACAAAGGATGGGTTACACGAACGTCTATTCCATGGACGGCGGCTGGCGGGGCTGGACGGAAAAGAAACTCCCGACCGA